A region of the Vigna unguiculata cultivar IT97K-499-35 chromosome 9, ASM411807v1, whole genome shotgun sequence genome:
TGGCTAGTTACAGTGTTATTCTATGCTGTTAATCATTGGCAAGGACTTCCTGCACCCTATCAAATTTCTTGCTGCACcccaaaaaaaaagttttcggaaaattatttggtttaaaaaggattttttttttcacttaaatgTTAATAagttaacatattttttcttcttaaaaaagtttaaatattttcgCTTTTTATGTGGACAAAAATGGGCCCGTAAgcaaatttatgaaaaacaaatatacactTACTTTGTTTACAAACACCAAGAGAGTCATTAcgcatgttaaaaaaaatgtgcataaaataacacaagaaccattctttatttattacacCATTCAAGAAATCCACCATTCAAGAAAACCTATTCAATTATCAAACGATCGAAAATCTTGAATACATACACTAAACTAGGATTTTTGTTTGAGAAATATTTCAACATTTcgttttttaatatacttttattaactGAAATGTACTAATTAATAATTACGAAATTTGGTTTCACAACTTATTTAACGACTTTTAagtcttatttttctttatctttgatggaagaatcttctttgtaggagttaaagtgaaaaaattccattattatttttacttgtacaaaatatatatttctactTCTTTAACAATTGCTTTATCCCATTGCAAGAGATATTTACTTTACCCTCAATAGtgaaaaattcattatattaaatataccATAATTTATGTACTTCTAAAGCATGCGATTATAAAATGTGAACAGCATCACCTTTCACACTGtagtcaaatattttttttgaaatattatcgATAATTCACGCAACTCTTTTCAAAAGCAActttaaaaaacttatattagaaGTAAAATTTCgttataatgaaaattaagatttattcttacaaaagtaaacaaaaaggaaaataaaagtttCCTTACAAAGAAGATCAGATCGTAACGCACCGATCTAATGGAATAATTCTAACAAATAGAATCCCGTATGTATATGGtttaaaaaaacattgacaGAAAGTATATAATAATCAATTGTTACTGTcatcataatatattaaaaggaaTACCCGAAAGGCACATCACAATGTCTTAATTATAAACTAAACACAGATtagattaaactaaaaatttgtTCACAAAACAAGAAACTATAGAATAACAGTATACAAGGAGAAATGCTCAAGAATGAGCAATAAAGGATCTAGGAAGCCTAATTACGCAGTAGCTTCCCGCCAATGTCACGATCACCAAGAGTCTTCACATCTACTCACACCAAGGATTtggtgatcatcacaaaaagaaaaaaccaaacAGAAACACAGACACAAAGAGGAAGGGTAAtctagagataaaataattttcatcatattaGTATACAAGCATATTTTTAAACACACAAGGCATGAAGGCAAAAAATGCAAGACCCtcaaactcaattatccggattaTGCATTTGATATAAAATCCTAAAGGAATTATGCATCTGtgttggtttctaaactctgcagagtctagatACAATgagttatcacccaaccacacacaaggttaatccatgatcatctaagactattatctcgcttaggcaaaaTGCTTCGCTTAAGCGACAACTCCTGCAGAGGCAAAGAGGAGTTCTCTGcgactctcgcttaggctagagattctcacctaggcgagaatagcagatTCTCTCATGCTCCTGCTGCATGCAAGAATTGAAATTCATCCAGAAACACATACAATATATTTTCAGATCATCACAAGCATCATCCAAGTACCACAAACACGAAACCAAACTAAAACAAATAGGATATTGTAAAAACATGAAAActctaacttcccttacctcgaAACtgattaaaaacatgaaaactcTAACGTAAGAAACCTTAAAAGAGGAGCACTAGGACTTGGAGCAGATTTGAAAAACTGAAAAACAAAACTATGGGAGACAAGAATGAGACCACGATAGAGACTCATACATAACTAGAGCTACCAAACAGAGAACAACGAAGAAATGgagttttaaagtttaatttacgTGGTGAAAGATGGTTTCCGCCAACTCTGGAAGGGGGATTATATAGCTACCCTAATACAACTCCTACTTTTCAGCATTGAGAGAAAGAGTgagaactattttttttttttttttgaatgagACAGAATGAGAGAATTAAGGGTTGAAAGGGAGATCTTGAAATATTAAGTGGACTTCAGGacctcaaataaaaaaaactaggcCCCAAATCCTTGGTGACAGAAAAACTGATCTTACGGATATTAAGATTTATTTCTTGCAAAATCAAACAAAGGCgtacatcaatttttaaaacacacaCATCAATATTTAAGTTTACTCAGCAATTTTGGTCGAAAACTGTCTAAAATCAAAGAAGATGAACATTTTGGGGACTCTCAGAGcatattaaaaaagatattggaggtctaaaaagtaaaagaaaagagaaaacttTTATCATTCTGATGGCGTCACTCATATCTTTCTACCAACTCACGTGCATGCAACCATAAAAAacgaattatatatatatatatatgtaactctaataatacatacatttttattctaattatatttCAACATTTGTAATTGGGTTTCTCTGTTGTattgtacaaaaagaaaattatatatataaaactcaGACGAAGACAAATTCGGAAACAGTTAAAACTACTACCCATGATAttgtaaaattggaaaaattctcaaatcaaaGTGCATGTAATAACGTCTCTGtctcttgtttattttttttttataatatgtgaaaTAGATGTAGGTTTAATTTTTGATGagctaattaaattaatttttataaatttgtgtcgatcaaaatcaaaattaaattatgaagaATTGAATgttaaatctaattttattctaataattcattctaataaatcttacttgtaaaatgaaatttgaatctatttacatattttaatcattttatcaCTATTCGATGTCAAACtgtgaaacttaaaaaaaattgacagaaaTGTATAAGttataatgtatatataaaaaaataggataacataaaaaaaaggaaaaagtaaaGAGTAGAAGTATACGTTAGATAGGTCTGGTGACATGGTGATGCATGGAAGCATTTCCCAATAAGAGAATCGAATCAGTACTCTCACTCCCCTTTCTTTTTGCTTTCACAGCTTGCTACAGCCTTCTTTACCATTCCCCAAGAAAAATGGTGGGTGATTTCTATTAGTTTTaagattttcttcttttttttatttttttctgggGTTTTTGGAGCTATATGTGTTTTCCCTCtttgagagaaagagagagagaaggaaaaaaaagaaggagaGAATATGCGATAATGAGGAAGGAAAAGAAGATGACAGCGAAAAAGCCATATCAGTGTAACGAAggggaaaaaggaaaagaaaagatggTCAAAATTTGAACCTCGAAGACTTCTCTTCCATCATCATCAACTTCGACTATCTTTATCGAAACTCTACCAGGTTTTGCTCCTTGCTTTGATTTTTGAACTATTATTCCTTCAATTCCAATCAACGTTTAGTCATCGTTTTTCTCTTTCACTAAGTGCCATCATCCAAGGACGTTCCTTCAACTAATAATGCCCATGCAACTTTTGCTTTAACATCGCCTACGTCGAGGAGAGCTATACACAATTTCACCCTCTGACATGCACGAGtgatcctcattttttttttcattttaatatacttcaacACAGATTTACATGTTTTGCAGTCCAAAATCTCGTCGCCACTATCATTACTAAAACCATATGCATGTGTTTTCATTCGGGACCacttcaattaaataaatatcaggATTATGTAGAATGGTTCGGAATGGCAACATTAATAAGGTTTAGGTGGTGGAGTAggtataaaatattaagatatataaagaagattacACAAGAAGAAGGTTATGTGTGATATTATAATAATGCTTTTGACTTACGCCCAAAAGAAATTAAGTGGGAAGTACAAAAGAGGAATATTCAAAAATGAAAAGCAGAAGCGATTTTTTGAGAATTATTTATGAATATGGGAATTGAATAAGCTGGTCCACTACTAAGCACACTGGGGTCAACAATCTCTGAGATTAAGGTTTTCCTTGAAGTGTGAGGAATATTCATTTTGTCTGCTCATAAACAATGAATAATTTTCTCTCCTTCTTATCCACTCCTCTCATTGATCAATGACATCAAAAAGATGCAGTCGGAGACCATGCGGTGGGTGAGATATCGTAAGGTAATAATGTAATAAGGACCATTTTTTTTGTCCCGCCACTTCACTATAAATGAGGGTCCAATTAACACATATCTCCACAGTCAAAAAGCTCTTTTGCTATCATTTATGGACTACAAGATTTAAAAGACAGGGCACGGGCAATGCCCATTGTGCTGTTTAGAGGTTGCAATGCATAATGCATGCTAATTTTGCTTTATGTGGGGACACAAAAGACCAGCTTGACAAAGTTGAACAACTTATACTCATAATTTCCATAATCAATTCTCATATTTTTACGTGCATCTCCCACAACCCTACacaataataactttttatttattatacaattAATAGTGTATGGAGTGGCACTTGAAAAATTCCTTTCACCTTTTTTCCATATTTAGTTTATGATGATATCACATTGGGTTCcaagcaaacaaaaaaataaccaCCCATTCTTCTGCCTGCACTCTTCGATCTGCTCGATTTTCGAGGCCCTAATTGCCAGTATATAAACCACCTCAGCCTCTGCACTCATCTgcaccacaaccaccacactTCACTGCTACCACTCTCTCTCCTTATTTAACTTCTTCCACTGACTGCTACCACTCTCATTCTCCAGAGGTGAATTCAAAATATTCTTCCTTTTTCAGTTTTAAcgtttctctcttcttcttttcccATGCACACCTTTTCCTTCTGCAGTACTCTGTCATTCTTTTATGTTATAACATTATATATGGTGTAGAATAAAACTTACATGCACCATCAACtggtttttaacttttattatgtgTTCTCCAGAGAGGAATTGTGTAGTTCTGGTTTTGATAACATGCTAAGAGAAACACTCCAGAAATTGATTGAATGCTAatttttgtgtatatatatatatgcatggtGGAATTTGGAAACTGTGAAGGGAAAATGAGCAGACCAGGGGATTGGAACTGCAGGACATGCAACCACCTGAACTTCCAGAGAAGAGAATCGTGCCAGCGATGCGGGGAGCCAAGGAGTGGTGGCGGCGACTACGGCGCCGCCTTCGGAGGCAGAGGCTCTTCCTCCTTTGGCTTCACCACTGGCCCTGATGTTCGCCCCGGTGACTGGTACTGCACCGTCGGAAACTGTGGAGCCCACAACTTCGCCAGCCGCTCCAGCTGCTTCAAGTGCGGCGTCTCCAAGGAGGACTCCTCCACCGGATCATACGACGTCGACATCACCCGAATGAGACCCTTCGGCTTCGGCGCCGGCTCCTCCGCCCGTCCCGGCTGGAAATCCGGTGACTGGATATGCACCAGGTACATATATCACTTCATTCAATATCACATTTAAGggttttattattatactttttttaagaaaaagaaaagaattgcaacatatttgaatacaaaataaCTTACTACCATACTATCTGTGTTTGTatatcaattaatattattaggataatttaagaaaaaaaaagtatgagtAAATAAAACAGTATAATGATATTGATGACAGGTCTGGATGCAACGAGCATAACTTCGCGAATAGAATGGAGTGCTACAGATGCAATGCACCCAGGGACTCTAATAGTGGCAGACCACCATATTCATCGTAGAGTTCCTGATCCATGTGGTAATTTTAATGatcttttataatgaaaataatttcatcatgAATATAATATAGATAGTAATTACATACACTGATGATcctttattttgtaatttacaGCTTTGCTGTCCCAGGAGAGAATCAAGAGGCTATCCCTATTTCCCAGTGACAGTTACTTTTTTTTGGACTCTTGCCTCCACATGTTACTTTCTTCTTCAACATCATTATCTCATGCGGatatttatttttgcttttttttcttttttaatttgattttcttcCAGCTAGGAAGCTTTAGGTGAGTTATGATTTTGAGGTTTTGCTGGTGCTGAGTGATTCTGTATATGACTCAGCAGACTTTTTTTAAGTATCAACAATTTAATATCAGTGTTAATGTGTTTTGAGAAGAGTTAGCTATAGCTATAGCTATAGCTATAGCTAGTTAGCTTCTAAGCTCACTATGATTTGGTGCAAAGCGTTCTTTATCTAATTCTCAGATATGTGTTCAGAAAAGATGCTCTTTGCTTCTGTCTTTCTCTCTTTAACTCTCACATCTACACATAGATGTGTGTAGCTTTACAGTGGGGACGTGGTCCAAGGAATAATTTCATTCATAACATATAACTGTAGTCGTAAAACTCAATGTTACAGTCTATGTTCTTTAATGTAAGGACCACTATCAAACAGTTTGGTAGTATAACAGTGTGATGCATGCATAATCTTATTCTTTGAAAAGGATTGAACACGCGCGGTTTCTCATTTtcaaatgaagaaacaatgttAGCCTAACCATAACCATATATAGGTCAAGACAAACCCACCAATATGTTGcttttattgttctttctttgcTGAGAAGGAACACCAAGCTGCAGTATGCTGAACAAATTATAGTACCATTTGCTAGTAAGGACAATGGAAGTATTTGTTCGTACAGAAATTACTAATACTTCTGAATCGCATCATGTTTCTAATCTTTCAATTAATatctaaaagaaaaatgtcaataatttttttcatgaattaaaatatttaaatacattttatgtgaaaattaattaagatcACGGATAAATATACGTTGATTACCTTAGATTTTCTCATATTCATGTTGCATGACTAATAGGTCTAATTATATTACTAGTcacagaaagaaaagaaaatggcTGTAAATTTTACTCCCTTTATGTATTGCAGGAGAcctttagaaaataaagtagTAAAAGCAGTACATAATTATATGGATCACGTTTAATTAGATAAAGTGATTTGATAAAAGTTAATATTCTGAATGATTTAAAGCGTTTCAAAATTTACATAtcatatatgaataaaaaattgtgatattttgaaatttatataaaaaaaaaacttaataacttaaaatattgatattttagttatattttttatttttaatttaaaacactaatatttatatatatgattatattattaaaattggtTGTAAATATGTTCTTTATAAAGTGTCGTagagtaatttttttcttgataaaagAATTCGTGATTTATTTCAAAGTGTCAACCAATCATTGttggaatttttcaaaattttaagatagtatttttgttttttgaccCTTGTTTTcctcttttaaaattatgatgtaatgtttatgaaatatttgtGAAGAGAGAAGGAGCTAATCCAACCAAAGGGAGTTTATTATGCAATGGagaatttcttaaaaatttgtttAGAAAAGAGTGAAATACgataatttcttaattgtgttacgaaaatttataattcaagaTAGTTAATATTTATTGGGTTTTTTTATGACTGTTTTATTGCAAttcacattaaatttatttctttcccaagctatttctttgtttttcccGAGTTCCCTAGCTATTTCTATTTATggtattttaagtatatatccATTTAAGATCTCTAAGACAGGTGAGTAATTTTGTTgtcagttttctttttcttcttactACACTTTTAAGTCTAAATCACATTTATACGAGATGCCCTAACTTTTCTAAATGATTGATATGATTTGATAGAAGGAGATCCAATAAATAAAGAAccatattttttcataactatgaaagttaattatatactaattttagattattaaaTAATACTGGCAGTGAGAAATggtgttaaattattttaactttatgaATGTTTTTTCCATTTTCGATTTATGATTTGAACAAGCCTATGAGAATCCTTTCTCTCGTGTATTAAATTGTTGTCTtcttaaaaagttttatttataatatttgttacaTACCCTACGTCTCAGTGACGAGTTAGTTTTCCGTATAGCGTGAATctatgtatataaaaataattttgaaaaacaattaatattgtaatttttttacacatttGAGTCATTGaaatatttagtaaaataaaatgaatagttaataaaaaacttgaagatttaaatttattattatcacaaataaattaaaggtatattatgaaaaaactaaaataaaacagcaaatagaatttaaatttataattgtaggtacgaaaatataaataaatataaataatttatactaaattatattacaatttaataaataacttcatttattaattaattaatttttcagttAATTTTTAACATTCAGTCAAAATAAtgacattaataaaataataaataaaatattaagttatatttatcacataaataattatatataacatt
Encoded here:
- the LOC114162827 gene encoding zinc finger Ran-binding domain-containing protein 2-like — translated: MSRPGDWNCRTCNHLNFQRRESCQRCGEPRSGGGDYGAAFGGRGSSSFGFTTGPDVRPGDWYCTVGNCGAHNFASRSSCFKCGVSKEDSSTGSYDVDITRMRPFGFGAGSSARPGWKSGDWICTRSGCNEHNFANRMECYRCNAPRDSNSGRPPYSS